AATAATCAACGTTTTCTTTTGTTACGATATCAATAGATGTATAGTTTTCTTTTTGAATATTTCTTCTTTGCACGATTCTCCTGAATAGCTTGTTTATTGCATTATACCCTTGCTCTTCAGGTCGCTGGCAGATAAGGAATTGTACCTGGTCGTTTTTCAAACATTCAATATTTTCTTTTAGCAAATCGTGCCCGATTACTTTAAGGTTATCAAGTTTTAACTTGTTTTGCAGGCGCCCAACAAAAAATACTTTTGAATTAGTGACAAAAATGCCCTTAATATTTTTTTGATGGATTTCTTTTTCAACCTTATTCATCCATTCATCTGAATTGGTATCCGGAATCTCAAGCGTGTACAACTGGTGATTGTTTTCTTTCTTTTTCGCAAACCAGTTATAAAAACCTTTTTCGCGTTGTACCAGGTGGTTTTGGTTATCCATTTCTTTGGCAAAATGAATGAGCAGGATATTTCCATCGGGAAGGATTAAATCCAGTAACTTTCCTGATACCAGGCCACTTTGGTAGGAATTTTGCCCAATGTAACTAAGATGCCCGGCATCTTTTATTTCAGAGTCGATAAAAACAAAGGGTATTTTATTGTTTTTAAGCTCTTCGATAAAAACAGTGGCCTCTTTCTTGTAAAAGGGAGCCAGAACAACGCCATCTGGTTTAATATTCAGTACCTTATTGGCCTCTTTTACAAAACTGGCAGGATCGGTTTGGCTAAAAGTAAATGACTCGATTTGAAGACCATACTGAGGCAGCTCCGCAATTCGTTTTTCTACACCTTTTATTGGTTTGCTCCAATACCCATCCTCTGAAGGAGGCTGTGGTAGTAAAGTGGCAAAAGTTGCCGATTTTTTTGAAGCAAGCGTGCTGGCGAGTATATTAGGTTGGTAGTCAAGTTCTTTTATAATTTCAAGAATCTTTTTCTTGGTGGCTTCGGCAACTTCTCCTCGGTTGTGCAACACCCGGTCTACCGTGCCAATCGATACTTTTGCTCGTTCAGCAATATCTTTTATCCGTATTTGTTTGTTTAGTTCGATAGCTATAAGAATTTTATGGTTTGAAAAACCTTTTAATTAGTTAATCGCTTCCAAATCTAAACAAAAAAATTATTTTTCCGTGTTCGTACACGGGAAAAATATTTCAATATGTTTTGGAACATTTTTCCATGTTAGGAAAATTAGAATTTAGCCAGATCAGGATCAGGTTTTTCTTCAAGCAAATGTGGATTTTTTACCAGGTATTTTATGTGGCGAAATAACTTGCCCCCGTGAGAGCCGTCGACAACCCGATGGTCGAGAGTTGCTGAAAGTAGCATTATTCTGCGCGGAACAATTTCGCCGTTGACTACGGCTGGCTTATTTTGCACTGTGCCAAGAATTAATACCAATGAAACATTAGAAGAAGGCAGTAATGAACCATACCCCGTATCGAGACCAACTGTACCAATATTTGAAACTACGTAAGATCCGAAGCTGTTCGAATCGAGTCCAATGCCCGGGAGCGATACTCCCCAATCGATGGTAAGTACACGGTAGAGGCGAAACAACCACTTGCGGAATGGCCAGGGTACCCGGGCAAGCATATTTTTTGATTGCATGGCATCGCGTTCTTTACCTTGTCTCGACTGACGGATGTGTTCGGCAATCTCATCTGTAACCTCCTGAATGGTTCGTTGATCGGCGTTTTCAACCTTCACTGAGCCCATTTCTCCACCGGCTAACAGTACACTTACAACACCGTCTACCTGCTTTCGTTGTGCAATTTTTGAACCTTTCACAAAAGTATTCAACTCCGGAACTTCGTTTCGTATGGCTCGTCCAACAATTAAGGTGAGAATGTAGGTGAGCGTAGTTTTTAAACCTTCTTTTCTTTTTTGAGCAATGTATTTCTCAATTTCGGTAACATCTAACTCTACCATGCCATAGATTTTCGAGTCGGTAGGCTTTTTGTAGATTGTTGACGCTACCTTGCGCCAGTCGGAATTATAATCAATATGCTTCATATAACGATTTTACTTATCAATCGTTTTCTGTAAAAATGAAAATTGTGGCTTTGAGTCGCAAATGTAATTTTTTAATCGGAAACAGCCACCGAACTTAGAAAGTTATTAGGCAACGATTTTATAAAATGCCAATAAAAACTGCTTGTCAGGGCCATATCTTGTCGATATCAACTTGTATGGGATCTATTCTTTTTAAAAAAATCTGAAAATCGGTTTGATTCTGACCACTAACTTCAAATAAGGCTTTAAAATTGGTATTGTTATGCTCTTTTAGTAGTTGCTTCAGCTGCTTAAGGTGCTCCGGTCGACTGAGGTATTTTACGGTTGCAATATTGCCCACATCGGTGTTACACATTAGCGCCATAACAATTCTTTCATCACTGGTTTTAAAATGAATTAAAGAGGCATATTCCTGGGTGAGAAACTCTTCGGTATCGGGTTGGAAAACCGAAACCGAGTCGTTGTGCAGGTATGATACCATTGAACTTTTAGAGTCGAATGAAATTCCGGTTTTCTCAAAAACGTCTTTTAAAATGCCTTGAGTTTTATACGAACCTATGAATAGCGTATTGCGGTTTGTTAAATGTTCCCATTGCAAGTCGCTCGAGTAACGCATATTTATATTCATTTGGTTGCCTCCCAAAAAACTTAACACCTTGTACAGCGCAAAAGGCGCTTGTTTATTAATATAAGTTTGCGAAGTTTTCTTAAAATCATCTTGTCCGGGTGGGAGCGTGTTTAACAAGGCTTCAAAATCTTTATCAGAGTTGATGCTGGTGTAACGTGTTGTTCCCATTTGTCCCAGGGTATTTCTGGCGCGCACAAAATAGTGGTCGC
Above is a genomic segment from uncultured Draconibacterium sp. containing:
- a CDS encoding 2-oxo acid dehydrogenase subunit E2, giving the protein MKHIDYNSDWRKVASTIYKKPTDSKIYGMVELDVTEIEKYIAQKRKEGLKTTLTYILTLIVGRAIRNEVPELNTFVKGSKIAQRKQVDGVVSVLLAGGEMGSVKVENADQRTIQEVTDEIAEHIRQSRQGKERDAMQSKNMLARVPWPFRKWLFRLYRVLTIDWGVSLPGIGLDSNSFGSYVVSNIGTVGLDTGYGSLLPSSNVSLVLILGTVQNKPAVVNGEIVPRRIMLLSATLDHRVVDGSHGGKLFRHIKYLVKNPHLLEEKPDPDLAKF
- a CDS encoding LacI family DNA-binding transcriptional regulator, which codes for MLIAIELNKQIRIKDIAERAKVSIGTVDRVLHNRGEVAEATKKKILEIIKELDYQPNILASTLASKKSATFATLLPQPPSEDGYWSKPIKGVEKRIAELPQYGLQIESFTFSQTDPASFVKEANKVLNIKPDGVVLAPFYKKEATVFIEELKNNKIPFVFIDSEIKDAGHLSYIGQNSYQSGLVSGKLLDLILPDGNILLIHFAKEMDNQNHLVQREKGFYNWFAKKKENNHQLYTLEIPDTNSDEWMNKVEKEIHQKNIKGIFVTNSKVFFVGRLQNKLKLDNLKVIGHDLLKENIECLKNDQVQFLICQRPEEQGYNAINKLFRRIVQRRNIQKENYTSIDIVTKENVDYYKEFK